In the genome of Pseudomonas sp. P5_109, one region contains:
- a CDS encoding MFS transporter, producing MKPQASSQPRRAAAAAFIGTMIEWYDFYIYATAAALVFGALFFPSDDKLFSTMAAFGTFAVGFFARPLGGIVFGHIGDRIGRKKSLIITLLMMGVVTVCIGLLPTYAQIGAAAPVLLILLRIVQGIAVGGEWGGAVLMAGEHAPKGRRNFFASFAQLGSPAGLILSLLAFSSVTRLPEEDLMSWGWRLPFLASSLLLLVGLAIRLGVNESPEFLASREQASKSQRKEQAPVMEVLRTAWRPLLLCIGANTLGIAGVYFTNTFMIAYTTQQLALPRSLILECLFFVAIIQFCIQPLAAWVAEKIGATRFLCLVSLLAMASPYPMFVLVSSAQAPLIILGIALAVVCMASFYAVIAGYVSGMFETRVRYTAISLAYQICGALAGGLTPLIGTLLAHKFAGQWWPMAVFYSLIAATSLVCVLSLARRHASAERVELATH from the coding sequence ATGAAGCCTCAAGCTTCGTCCCAGCCGCGCCGTGCGGCAGCCGCTGCCTTCATTGGCACCATGATCGAGTGGTACGACTTTTACATCTACGCCACTGCTGCCGCGCTGGTGTTCGGCGCGCTGTTCTTCCCCTCCGACGACAAGCTGTTCAGCACCATGGCCGCGTTCGGCACCTTCGCCGTGGGTTTCTTTGCGCGGCCTTTGGGCGGGATTGTCTTCGGTCATATCGGCGACCGCATCGGCCGTAAGAAGTCGCTGATCATCACCTTGTTGATGATGGGCGTGGTCACGGTGTGCATCGGCTTGCTGCCGACCTACGCGCAGATCGGCGCCGCAGCGCCGGTGCTGCTGATCTTGCTGCGCATCGTCCAGGGCATCGCCGTCGGTGGCGAATGGGGCGGGGCGGTGTTGATGGCCGGCGAGCATGCGCCGAAAGGCCGACGCAATTTCTTTGCCTCGTTTGCGCAACTGGGCAGTCCGGCGGGTTTGATCCTGTCGCTGCTGGCGTTCAGTTCGGTCACCCGTTTGCCGGAAGAAGACCTGATGAGCTGGGGCTGGCGCTTGCCGTTCCTCGCGAGTTCGCTGTTGCTGCTGGTGGGCCTGGCGATTCGTCTGGGGGTGAATGAATCGCCGGAGTTTCTCGCCAGCCGCGAGCAGGCCAGCAAAAGCCAGCGCAAGGAGCAGGCGCCGGTCATGGAGGTGCTGCGCACCGCGTGGCGTCCGCTGCTGTTGTGCATCGGCGCCAACACCCTGGGGATCGCCGGGGTGTATTTCACCAACACGTTCATGATCGCCTACACCACCCAGCAACTCGCACTTCCACGCTCGCTGATCCTGGAGTGCCTGTTCTTCGTCGCGATCATCCAGTTCTGCATCCAGCCGCTGGCGGCCTGGGTTGCCGAGAAGATCGGCGCGACCCGCTTCCTGTGCCTGGTGTCGCTGCTGGCCATGGCCTCGCCATACCCGATGTTCGTGCTGGTGAGCTCCGCCCAGGCGCCGCTGATCATCCTCGGCATTGCCCTGGCGGTGGTGTGCATGGCGTCGTTCTATGCGGTGATCGCCGGCTACGTCAGCGGCATGTTCGAGACCCGCGTGCGCTACACCGCGATTTCCCTGGCTTACCAGATTTGCGGCGCGCTGGCCGGTGGCCTGACGCCGCTGATCGGTACCCTGCTGGCGCACAAGTTCGCCGGCCAGTGGTGGCCGATGGCGGTGTTCTACAGCTTGATCGCCGCCACTTCGCTGGTCTGCGTATTGTCCCTTGCCCGTCGCCATGCCAGCGCTGAACGCGTTGAACTAGCCACCCATTGA
- a CDS encoding Zn-dependent hydrolase: MLKINGERLWASLMAMAEIGATARGGSCRLALSDEDKAGRELFAHWCREAGMTLSVDAIGNLFARRAGTDPDAAPVMMGSHLDTQPEGGRFDGVYGVLAGLEVVRCLNDLGIQTRKPLEVAVWTNEEGARFTPAMFGSAVFTGIMALDAALAVRDIDGISVAEALQRSGYAGERPLGGAVDAYFEAHIEQGPILEDNAKSIGVVSGGQAIRWLDVRVEGMAAHAGTTPMPLRKDALYGVAPMIQVIESLAADFAPEGLTTVGELSINKSSRNTIPGLVNFTVDLRHHRDATIEAMEHQVRERLQEIADARGLHLTITPHWISPATPFDADCVAAVQQAVDALGYAQQSIISGAGHDAIHLARYCPTAMVFIPCVGGLSHNEAEDVLPEDVRQGTDVLLNAVLSRAEKVA; the protein is encoded by the coding sequence ATGTTGAAGATTAATGGCGAACGCCTCTGGGCGAGTCTGATGGCCATGGCCGAAATCGGTGCCACCGCCCGTGGCGGCAGCTGCCGCCTGGCCCTGAGCGACGAGGACAAGGCCGGTCGCGAACTGTTTGCCCACTGGTGCCGCGAAGCCGGCATGACCCTGAGCGTGGATGCCATCGGCAACCTGTTCGCCCGTCGCGCCGGCACTGATCCTGACGCGGCACCCGTGATGATGGGCAGCCACCTCGATACCCAGCCCGAAGGCGGGCGGTTCGATGGCGTGTACGGCGTGCTCGCCGGCCTGGAAGTGGTGCGCTGCCTGAACGACCTGGGCATCCAGACCCGCAAGCCGCTGGAAGTGGCGGTGTGGACCAACGAGGAAGGCGCACGCTTCACCCCGGCGATGTTCGGCTCGGCGGTGTTCACCGGCATCATGGCGCTGGACGCCGCGCTGGCGGTGCGCGACATCGATGGCATCAGCGTTGCCGAGGCCCTGCAGCGTAGCGGTTATGCCGGCGAGCGCCCGCTGGGTGGCGCGGTGGATGCGTACTTTGAAGCCCATATCGAGCAGGGGCCGATCCTCGAAGACAACGCCAAGAGCATCGGCGTGGTCAGTGGCGGCCAGGCCATTCGCTGGCTCGACGTGCGGGTCGAAGGCATGGCGGCCCACGCCGGCACCACGCCTATGCCGCTGCGCAAGGATGCCCTGTACGGTGTGGCGCCGATGATCCAGGTCATCGAAAGCCTGGCGGCGGACTTCGCCCCCGAAGGCCTGACCACGGTCGGTGAGTTGAGCATCAACAAGTCGTCGCGCAACACCATTCCGGGGCTGGTGAACTTCACCGTCGACCTGCGTCATCACCGCGATGCAACCATCGAGGCCATGGAGCACCAGGTCCGCGAGCGGCTTCAGGAAATTGCCGACGCTCGCGGCTTGCATCTGACGATCACCCCGCATTGGATCAGCCCGGCGACGCCGTTCGACGCTGATTGCGTAGCGGCGGTGCAACAGGCCGTGGACGCCCTGGGCTACGCTCAGCAATCGATCATCAGCGGCGCCGGGCATGACGCGATCCACCTGGCGCGATACTGCCCGACGGCCATGGTGTTCATCCCGTGCGTGGGGGGCTTGAGCCACAACGAAGCGGAAGACGTGCTGCCTGAAGATGTGCGCCAGGGTACGGATGTGTTGCTCAATGCGGTGCTGTCGCGCGCCGAAAAAGTCGCCTAG